CTTGGCAGCTATGTGGTTTGAACATGATGACGTAATCTTTGGCTCATTGATCCATAAAGCGATTTACCTCGTCGCTAGAATTTTCACCGGAAAGATCTTTGTCGAAGTTCAACTGATCGATCGTCGGTTCATCAGTGGGAGGGGTCAAGTTGTCGTAGAACACCTCATCCAAGAAACCAGTTCAGTGCAGGCTTGGGTGAAGTCAATGGCATGTTCTGTGTAGAATCTTTAacacctattgtcatgatccccattGTTGGCGCCAGCTGTCAACGATTTGTGAACCGCTaatcttacaaatttgtagaaTATATGAGGGATGCCTCaagtagatgaatcaaaggAATACACAGAGGgggttttagataggttcgggcctcccttaggataataatcctatgtcatatttatcttatattaatCTAAGTCTATTACAAGGGGTGTCTGGATAGCCTAGACAAATCTAACCTAGTCAAACGACTTTTAATGACTTGTAGTCTTCTGTCACTTGTTGGCTTCTGACTTGTCACTTTTTCCATAGGGTCTCCATGCTCCGTAAATATAAGGGGCGTCATAGGTCCTCTGAAGTCTTTCAtcccattcttggagataacCTTCCATGTTTACGAGATCCCCTGGATTCTTATGGGTAGTTTACTTTTATCTAGGGATCCCCTTctcggagatagagatatgccttGAGAATTACAAGAAACCCTAGGGTGTctggatatggtaattatctagTAGTCATCGTCACTTCTTGAATGTGTTCAAGAAAATTGAGTTGCacattttaaattttgaggtaAGAGGACctcaaaattaatttccttGGATCACATGTGGTGCATACAAAAtatgatgattttagaaattttacaATATTAATATTGTAACTAACAGAATtgctaataatttttctcatcatcccTACACCGGGGTGACCAAGGCGATCAAGCCaaatcttgaatttatcaagattctaaaaatttattttaaacgTAACATGTGGTACGGGTTTgatatatgtatagtacaaaTCAGTTGATAAGGAGGGAATTTTTCTTAAACACTTACTTGTCATATTTGTTGGATTTGGTGAgaaataaatattaattaccATTCTCAATTTAAGTTTCCACACGAAATCCATTTAAACAGATATGTTTATACATGAGTAGGGTACGAGTGTAATTGGGATACAAGAGTGCATCCTTGATCACTATGTGTGTACCCATAGTGAGAATAATTGTGGCTCGACCCAAACGCACAATTAATGCATCACGTCAAGCGATGGTCATAATATTTCCATATTTCTTTGTAAGAGTATAGAACTATTTTGTCTCATGTAATATTGTATTAGTGGTACAGCTAtccaataaataaatttcttcCACCATCTGATTGCATCTTGCAAAAATTCTAGGtataaaagagtaaaattcaatATGAATTTAACTCATATATAGAATGCATACAATGTTCATATTATTTGAGTATCATATCTGAGGTACATGATTGGACATAATTACATACaatatacaatattttctaGTACAATAGTACGCTAATGAAATTTAGGGGACAATTTGGAGACTAATTGAGGTCCCCAAACATATATTGGGAATTGAAATCCACAAGAATGTTGTTAACGTTGAGGGGGTCATCCTCCTTCTGCTAGACTATCTCTTGGTTGTTCTGACGAACATTGTTAGAAGATCGTGTCATCAGATTTTTTCTTCTGGTCATGCATTGAAGTGCGACTCAAACTTATCTCCATGATTTTTCTTGCCTTTTCCCAATAGATTTGAGATACAACTCAACCAAATGTTTGGGAGTCTAGCATTTACTTGCACGATGATTTGCACATCCACACATTTGAAAAACTTGATAGTTGTCTTTATTATCGTTTCTCATGAAATGACCTTTGCCCTTGTCAATTCCACTGTTTTTCTACCTATTGGAAAACCTCCACtttttcttgaatttcttgTAGTTCCTTTTGTGGCCATGAAATTTACTAGTATTATTAGCGTTAGCATGTACTTCAGGAAGAGGCGCAAGACCCGTTCGACAATTtgatgattcttcatgtgaagttcatcatgtttttcTCCCTAAAGTAATGTATATATCAACTCAGATTACTTGATATATTTCTATTGGCGATATTATTGTTGCAATGCCTGTGAAGATGGATGGAACATGCATAAGGTTTTCTCAATCATATCTTCATCCAAGACTATGTGATCATACAATCTCAACTTAGAGCAGATCTTATGAACCTAAGAGTTGTAATCTACCATAGACTTAAAGTCCTAAAAACGAATGAGAGACCATTCGTGTTGAGCTTCGGGCAATATTACCGCTTTTTTGTTGATCATATCTCTCCTTGAGGGATGTCAAAAGAGCGAGTGGATCTTCCTCTATTAAATACTCAGTTTTGAGATCTGGATTGATGTGATGCCATAAATaatacaaagttgtatatttgGAATGCTCAGGAATGGGCTCGACAATTTTTTGTGGTGAATTTATGGTGGCAATGAGTTTTTGGGTGGATAAATTTATTGTGACATCCATGGCCCAGGTTAAAGAATTGCTTCCATCTAATATAAGTTTTGTAGTTCCTTTTTGGTAATGTCAGCAATGTGCTACATGAAATGGCAATACATTAATTTACTATGAGGGTAAACTAAATGCAAATGTTGTGTAATTGAGCAAAATGCGAATCAAAATATGTCAAGAATGACAATAGATGTAGACCTTCAATATAGGATAGGCGACAAGTCATTGCTAATGTTTTGGATGCCATTACTGATGGAATGAGTGACACTACAGTCAAAGCCAAAAACATAGACTCTATACTAGTAAATATTGGGAAGACGTGATGAAGGTAATCACCATGTCATTAAACAACATGGTGTAGACCTCACATAGTGGGCGAGTAAATCGTTGCTATGAACATGAACTCCGTCTAATTAGATGGGCAATGCTACAGTCAAAACCAATGTCATAGATTTCCTACCTTGTGCATTACCAATATGATAGAATGTAGTCATCAACTTACAAGCATTATGTATTGATTTTCTATGAATTATTTAAGTGTCAAGCTTAAATAAATGATGAATGTAGAAAAATGTTTATtccaataaatattttttaatgaaatgaTTGCAAGGACTAAATAAAAATGTGTAATAAACTACAATATATTGAATAACATAGTATTATTGAGGTGATACATTTAAAATGCAGCAATACACACTATTTTTGCAATTGTTAAAGACACAAGGGGCCTAAATGAAAGAGATACAATATAACTGATGTTACATAAATCAATGTGTAATTTATTTGAAACCCAAGGTTTTTTTGCAAATTAGCATCACCTATATATAGGCACCTCAAAGGTCATtcggctagggttagggttggATGTCGTCGGCCGTTGCCGGTCTTCTGTGGCACCACCGGCCACCGCTAGAGGATGGAGTGTGTGTCTTGTGGTTAGTCGCTGTTGCAAGGCAAGCGCCACCATCAAGTGTAGGCATGTGGCTGGCAATAGCCAGGCTAGGGCCGAGCGACTAGCTTAGGGTGCCACCGATTCATCACTGCCCGAAGAGTGGTGCAAAGAAGACTTGTTGTTCCGATCAATGGGTGTTCAGTTGGCCGACCGCCACCACCTTGGAGAGGTGGCGCTCATGCCGGATCTAAACGCGTTGAGTTTTGCTAGTCTCTGCCACCAATAGGGCAGTCATCCCTAGGGTTGTGTCGGCCGCATTCGCCTAAAGGGCAACTGCAGTCGCATGGGAGGTTGCAGATGGGCCTTCGCCCAGCCTAGTGCTGCAAGAAGAGGAGTTGCTGACACAAGGAGGTGAGCCCACCAGAGATATGGGCTCAGTCGTTGCCTTCTTATAGAAGATTGCGGATGAGGTAACCTCATGGTGACAATGGCGATGAGGTATGTATTAGGTCTAATCATGAGCTAATTCGCATAAAAGATAGCCCTATCTTAAAACACCTTATAAGAGCATAAGCATGTGGACATACCATTGTTTGGTGACACCAATAGATGAAGTTGGAGAGGGTGAACGCGTCGGTGTAGATGAATGTCACCATCTTGATGCAGCAGTATGTGTTGGTGAAGCAGTTGCTAGTGTGTCAGTGCAGCTAgaggtgatgaagatgatggggGCAGTCAAGGCAGTCGTGGCGGTGATCTTCACCCCATTGGTGATACTCTTTAGGAtcgagttagggtttagggAGGCGGCTAAAGCTTGTGTCAATCAATCGATCAATAGAGCTGAACTCCTCATTCTCTTTTATATTTGTTGCACGGGATGGGACCGCAACCAAGTCATGGACAGTTGCGACCTCAATCAGGGTGCTTGGGGAAGTGGGGCTCCCCCGCTTCTCTCAGTCCATCCAGTTAGGATTCGTTAGGGTGCATGTTAGGGATAGATCCAAGATCAATCCCAACATTCTCCtccttgatcgtaaggctaacatcataagttCACTCTCAATGAAACGGCACACCAAGGTAGAGCGTTACAACATCTAATGAAATGTCACTAGAACCCAATAACCTATAGCATACTACCACATCTTGAAGTGGATATTTGTTATgcttaatgggagttggtttgctttATGGTCCTCTCatccagaatcataggctttcctATAACCCCATGCCGTCAACATAATCATGAAAATTATAGgctggtaagcctttagtgagtgGCACAACAAGCATTGTCTTaatacttatatgcttgacactgatAGTTTGATCCTAGATTCTACCTTTCGCAACAtaatacttaatgtcgatgtgtttggcagcaccactcgacttgttgttacatgTATAGAAAACTGAGTATAACATAAGTTGTTTCGTAATACAGTCTTACATTCTTAATTCTGGGATAACATAAGTTCTTTAGTCATACAGCCTGCCTGATAGCCTCATAGCATGCTACAAACTCAGTTTGCATCATTGACCATGTCATAAGTGTCTGCTTGGAGCTcttccacgagatagctcctctgGCAAGGGTGAGGATATAACATGTTatggatttcttagtatccacgCACCTCACAAACGGATTCTAATCATGAACATGTAGAgtttagtgccttgcaaatagcgaacGACTTTCTTAACAAGTTTCAAGTGTTCCTATCCTAGATTTGACTTATATCTGCCAAGAATCCCGATTACAAAAACTAAAACAAGGCATATACATAATGCTTCTTACATCTGAAACATAAGAAACCGACTTCATCTGATCAGTTTCATAATGGTTCCTCAGACATCGCATATTATaatgtcccaaacttattaCCCTTAATAGTAGGAGCAAGCGAGGTAGaccacttatgcatattgtatttcttcagcACTTTGTCCATGTATTCCTTTGGACCTATCTCGGTGAACATTAATACAAGGAATGTAAAAGTTTCACTGAGATCCTTCTTAtgactaagatggtgaattttccccTTTTAAACTTTACTTAAATGTAGTTGTTAATTTCCTTATGATTTGAACCAAAACGAAAGGAATCATTAGTTGAGCTTTATTATTGTCAATCCATTCTCTTTTAGCGTAGCTTTGAATATTTCAATGTTTTCCCTTAGAGTCACGCTTTGTTTTATAGACtcatttacagcctactgttttaGCTTTGTCGGGAGTTTCTACTAAGTCTCATTCATCATTATCGCACATAGACTTTAATTGATCCTTtatggcattaagccactcaaaCGAACGTTCTTTATGCAAGTTGGGAtcttatgagattgatgagaCTCATCGTTAGGCGCTCCATTAGGAATTTCAAAAACTTCAACAGCTCCCCCTCATTTATGCAAGTCAGAGGAGTCTAAAAGGTGGAGAATTAGTTCCTTAATGAAACGCTttattctccccctcgaaacaTGGCCAAAAAGacaatgccacaattttgaATAAGTCTCATTATTCACATCACAGACATTCAGAGATATCAAGAATTCATTCAAAGGAAGCAAGACTAATAATTTCTCATTCAAACTTAATGATACAATTATTGTCCCTGATATTACATTAATAATCATAATCGTCCAATGAAGAAACTAGAGAAAGATTCCACCTGATGGAAGGAATATGAAAATGTTATTAATTTGAAGAATGAAGCTGCCATCCAATACCAATGGAAGTGATCTGATGGCTTCAActttagttttcttctatttacAACTCTAAGACTTTGCTCCCCCTCTTTTAGAGTTCTCATGGTATGGAATGTCTGTAATGAGTTGACAAGGTGCACAATGGCACCTGAGTCAATTCACCATGAAATAAGGGAGAAATTAACATAAGGATATTCGTTAATAaacattattatattattaccCTTTCTTACCAGCCACTTCAAGAAAACAGCACAGTCTCTCTGGTAATATCCTTTCTTGTTGCAGAAGTGGTAGCCATCATCCTCAGTTTCTTCAGTCTCaagagcagaaggagcaggtgCCTTGGGTGTCCTCTACGCTGCCTTGTCGTTCTTAGTGAtgaaatgcaacttcttcttagattTATAATTTGCTTGGAATTTCCTTTTGTTCCTAAGGTTGTTTACTTGattaacaaaatatttattttcagccctcatcctctcttcctcttggacacacatcGCGATCAAGTCGCACATTGTCCATTTCTCCTTCTGAGTATTGTAGTTGATCTTGAAGGGAGAaaactcaggagggagagaagtcataatgaagtggacaagaAAACCTCAGAAATTTCCATGTCCATGCCCTTTAGGTTGGTAGCCATGtatatcatcatcatgatgtgctCTCTTATGCTGCCGAACctattatacttagtgttgaggagttTCTGAATAAGTGTACTGATATAAACCTTGGATGTGCCTTTGAATTACTCCTCCATGGATGCCAAGTATGTCATACATTTCTCTGAGTTAGGTATTACTCCCCTTATAGCATCTCAGATCGAGTTtctcattatcataagtgacatgcGGTTGAACCGCTCTCACTTTTCAaaaagtgcatcataagttttctttagttcttcATAATTCTCCATGCCAACGACGAGAGCtgtgggagcgtcaaccctgagtACATAGTCAAGGTCCAAAACATCAAGACAACCGTCACTTTAGCTTTCCAGGCATGAAAGGTGTTCCCTATAAGTTGATATATTCCATCAATTGTGGCGGCGACAGAAGAAGCGTTAAGAGCTGGGGAAAAGATGGGGCCAAATTAGAGAATTATCATGAAATAATATTTGCACGAAATTAACCCAATGTTAGTCTGATTAAAATTGTGCAAAACTCAATTCCAATCtacatcaccgttgggcagaaaatggaaaagaatttaataaatacataaaaatacacataattacaatcaatgttggtcagaaagtaattatggacCTTCGTAAATTTAGCATATGATTGCAAACAACGTTGGTCAGTATGCAACTACGgcaaaaatatatcaaaattctctaaataaatttCCATGTTGTTTCCAATTTATTCAGAGAAATGTTCATAAATTTTAGCACATAAAATGTTATAATTTTGGGCCACAATAGTCAATTAAACCAATACGTAAAAGAAAAGCATTATGTTTCACTAGAAAATATTACTTCAAAGAAATAATCTTAAATTTTGGTACATTACATGTTATTTATTTGGGTAATATTCATTAGGAATTCCAATGCATGAAGGACAAAGCATTAATAATTCACTGGAAAACTCATTTAAATAAAGAAGCCCATAAAACTTGAAAACTGCCCAGACAAAAAGGTAAGTCGTCGGCTAAAGGCTTCTTTGGCCCCAAACACACGTGCGCCCATGCGTGGTCCATTACCGCGAGCACCAGCCTAGCAGCGCAGCCCAGCTAATCCTCGCACCAGCCCATCTACATGAGCCCACAGCGCCAAAGCACGCCAGCTATTAGATCCCATCCTACGGCATTCTGCTGTTTTCACCGAGACAAAACCGGGCTCCCTCTCGTAACCCTAAACTTAATCCTCGCTCCCTCCACTCCCCACGACAGCCcgagagagaaaggagatagCGACGGCTGCGCGTAAGGCAGCTCCGGCGACAGCAAGCCGCCAGCGAAAGAAGAGGGAGCAAGAGGAGCAAAGAGAACatgaatgagagggagagggcagCGACGCTAGAGTAGAAGAGCCAACGCTACTGCAGGCCTTCTGCAGTTATGCTACGAGGGTGGCCAGGATAAAGACACGCTTGGTGAGAAGGGATGGCCGGCGCCAAAGATGCCGGTGGCTCAGGAATCCCGCACCCACCCAAGGTGGAGGATGCAGATCCGCCAGAGGAAGAAAAGGTTCGGGGCCTCTGGTGGCCTTGTCGACGATAAGGAGGTCATGAACACGTAAGATATGCCTCCCCTCTTCTTAGTATTTCAGAGTTTCAGTTTGTGGTAATGGGATTTAGGGTTCCCAAACTGGGAAAGAAGGGCCTTGGATTCTGGGATTATGGATTTTAATTAGGAATTTAGCATTTCGGATTCGGGAATTGAGGATTTCATTAGGGTTAGCATTAGAGTTTCTTGGATTCCCCAATACCCCTCCTTCTAAATGCTTTCCTGAGCTCTAATTTCCCCATCCTGAGCACAAAAGCACATGAACACGTACATGTATGCATGAATTCAACTAATCCGAGCCTAAATATCTTGAAAACTGAACATGTGCACTTGAATTACATTAATCCAAGGCATAAAGAGCTAAATCATCATTAATTTGAGACTAATTCACATCAATTAAGCCTAAACTTGAACATATGTGGGTCTAAACCATCTAAACCGAAGCAAAAACACTTAAACCGGGAACGATTAGAGCTAATTGATCACCAATTAACATAATTAAGCCTAATTGTTCACAATTTGGTGTCATCCAAACATAATTAAACCTTGATTAAGCCTAATTAGTTCTAAGCCAGGGATAATTAGTCTTTGATGCCAAATATTAGGTCTAATCATGAGCTAATTAGCATAAAAGATAACCCTAGCAGTAGACACCTCATAAGAGCGGAAGCATGTGGACATACCGTTGTTTGGTGACACCAATAGATGATGTTGGAGAGGGTGATCACGTCGGTGTAGATGAATGTCACCGTCTTGATGCAATAGTACGTGTGGTGAAGCAGTCATCGATGTGTCGGTGCAGCTGGAGGTGATGGCGACGGTGGGGGCGGTCGACGCAGTCGTGGCAGCGGTCTTCACTATGTTGGTGACGCTCCTTAGGAtcgggttagggtttagggagATCAACAGAGTCAAACTCCCCATTCTCTTTTATAGCTATTGCACGGGATGGGACTGTAACCAAGTCGGGGTTAGTTGCGCCCCGATCAGGGCTCATGGGGAAGTGCTCCCCCACTTCTCTCGGTCCATCTAGTTAGGATTCGTTAGGGTGCACGTTAGGGATAGAGCCAAGATCAGTTCCAATAGTCCAGCCACTGCCACTACCACTGCCGTGAGAGAGAGATGATGGTTGCATCGGATCTAGGAGGACATCAACGATATGGGAGCCGGCATCGTTCTCTTGGTTTCAGAGGCAAAAGGTCCCTCTACCGCCGGAATGATGACGTTGTCGTGGGATGGACCACGAGGAGCACATGATGGTGAACGACCATGATGAAGGGAACGATGTCCATCTGTGCCCATTGCAAGGCCGGGGTGGAAGGAGTTGGAGAATGGCGGCCTCCAGAGTTGTTAGTTTGGTAAGCACCTCTTATTGCATGACGATGATCTATTGGAGAAGAGGAAGCTATGGCAATGCTGACCGTTGTGTGTCTGCCAGATTAATGCAGGGTAGAACAATGTGGATGATAACGTGTTGTAGTAGGAAATGTAATGGACAGTAGAAGAGAGAGTGAAGATTGATTCATtcagggtgtgtttggttgcccacATCAGGGGCATCTTGGCTCTGCCCGTGCGTATATTCCCACAAAGAAGGTTGTTTGGTTGCCTGTGTGCACTGTTCGTCCCTGTATCCGCGAATGCAATTATACGGTTGGAGCCTAGCCCGGTGGATACACACGAATCGAGCTTCTCTCTAAAGTCCGGTCCGGTAGATGCATTGCATCTGTTATAGTGCTACAACAGATCCACTCATTAGTCTCAGGTGCAAGGTCATTGCATCCGCCCatacaaacaaccaaacacCTTTATATGGTCATTGCATCCGCTGGTACAGGGTCATTGCATCCGACtatgcagacaaccaaacactctttttTTCGGAGCCACTGCATCCGCTCAACCTGCTTCTACTCTCCAGGATATACATTGCAGCTCTACGAAAACTCATACGGCAAACCAAACACACTCATTGCATCAACAGATTGTACATTTATACATGTTGAAGGGGTGCTTACAACAGACTAGCAACTATAAATTGCAGTTAGAAACTGATCATAATTAACCACAATAGACCCGACAATAGAAATTGAACAGTAGACTCAACATAACAttgaaagaattttttttggaaatcaCAGTGTATTTTTATTATACAAACATTTCAAGCAGCAAAAGAAACAGAATCACCTCTTGGTATCCAACAAACATATTTGAGCTGGCATTGTATTGAGTTAGGCACTTAAAAATGCTTTATGAGTCAAGTTTGTACTCAAATAGGCCACTTAAAAGGTTTTTTTATTTGCAAATCGCTGACACTTCAGATTTGAAGCGACATATTCACACTTCCCCTTAGTAACATATTCACCCTTGGTTGCATTCAGAGATATGAATATTACATGCAGTCAAGGCAAACTATGCGAATAACTGAACTATTAACTTCATTGTTCAGTAAAGGATATGCACAAATGGCAGAAAGAAATGGAATTACTTAACATAGAGCTACTGGAACATGGCAATTAACAATTTTATCAAGCAATTTCATCACCAAAACTTCCACTCATGTATATGTTTTAATCAAGGTTAATAATAAAGTTATTAGCCACTTGATGGATCAACATATAGAGATGAAAGTTGCCACAATCAGGCATTCAGGCCAGAGCATACAAGGAAACAATATTGTTAATTTAGTTCATCTGCTAGATCTCCAGGACCACATATGCACAGGGATTCAAGAATTTTCAGATTCAGTGCATTGCTGGTTGCTCTACTCCATCCCAAATAAGTATACCAAAGTAAAGAACAAATGGAAGAACTGCAAGTGTTTTCATGGAAGGATAACGACAAGACGtcctgcctgtttgtttcaagtCAGACAATCAGAATTCAGACCTTCAGATGGGGCCAGTTTTTCCAGTAACAGTAAAGGTGCACATTGTTATAGAAATAATGATCATTCACAAATGTTCCAAGTCTGCGAAGACTTAATTCCTGTGTGAAGAGCATACTACTTCCTGCATGTTGGGTCACCAAAAGATCTAAATACATCCCTAAGCCTACCTTCTGATCTAAAACTGACCACTAAAATATTTTTGTGTTCTGGACTAGTAACAGACAAACTGCATGGAAAAATAATCGAGAAAAAGGTGCAAGGACAAGTAAATGAAATTCTGGGATTGCGCCCCCAACAATAAAGGCTTTGTAATGTATGATTATGATACACAGGTACAAGATTGGACATGCCTAGCCTCCTAGAGCTTCAACTTCGAATAAATTAACTCCGAAAGCTCCTAGACGCAGCATACAAGAACGTCAGGACCCTAACTGGACCAACAAGTCACTTCTCGACCTTGGCCATTGTGCATCTTGCTTCAGGAAAGCTCGAGTGGTGGCATTACTAAATTATCCAGGAACACCTACTCCTTCAAGTTCTTCAAGTATGATGCAGGAATCTCAACAGGAGGTAGCAATGCTGATACACCCTTGAACTGTTCAAGAGATTATTGCACTGTTAGAACTTAGAACACTAGACAGTAGAGACTATGCAAACGATCTGATAGGGGAACCACGAGTGCCTGTCAAGACTCATACTCACCCTTTGCTGCTTGTATTTGTCTCGGATCGCCATCGTTGACGAACCTTTCCGGTTAAGCTGCAACTCATGTATGGCAGTAACACAGTCCTTCAGCTCAGATGGCTTGTAACCGGTCACTGTTTGCAACTTCTTGCTCTGCAATCACACAGAACAAAATGAGTTACATTTCATAGCAGATGGCTCAGAGCAAGGATTGGGTGTTGCGGATCTATATCATACCCAGGGATGGTTGTGTGGATCAAGGGTCAGCCTTGCAACGAACACCACCGAAGCTGCAACAAGTGATGGCAAGAAGCGAAGCAAGCTGTAGTCCAACAAGCTCAGCTCAGCAAGGTAACTCCCCAGGAACTCCAACGATAGGCTAGGATACTGCAATATGCATTACAACAACAGGATCAGACAACAGTGCCTTTGAATGGCGGCAGAATTCAAGTTTCAGATGTAACAAATCTGAAAGGTATGTTAATGTGTCATTACCTTCTTATTATCTTCTTGGGCAGATCTGATGAACATCCTAAGACCAGACAAGAAAACAGAGAGGGCACAAAACATTTAGCAATAGAGTAATACTGAAAAACAAGGATGGAGATAACATTTTCAGATCAATTTGGTTTGTGATCTACCTTAGGAACGTCTTGGTGGTGGGATTGCCCATCTCAAACTTGAGAAGGTTCAGTATATCACTCTCCATCTTAACAACCTACACATCCCCACAAGCACCAAGAAGTAACAAGTCAATTACCAATTCAGAATCAATCCGTGGCAAGATCCAAAGACAAATCGCATTCAAAGCATACAAAGAGGCCAACACCTACCTCCTGCTTGGTGTAGGTGTTGTCGGTGATGTAGCAGAAGTCCTCCACATTCGGCGGGCTGATCTCCTCATACTTTCTGCATCGATTCGACCCAACATTCCAAAGTAAACTCCATTTTTGAACAAATTGAACATCTGGCACAGCAATGTGGGTAGTGATGGATGGATGCTTACGAGGCGATGAGCATGGCGGAGACGCCAAGGAGCTGCAGCTTCTGGCGGTTGAGTGCGTTGGCGGAGAGGAAGCGGTCGATGTAGGAGACGGTGAGGTAAAGCGTGTCGGAGACGAGCTTGTACTCCTCGGCGACCTCGACGAGCCAGTCGACGAGGATGGCGCGCATGTTGGCCGTGACGTCGACCTGCACCGCCGCGATGTAGTcctccgccggccgccgcttCACCTGCTTCTGCACGCGCGCACCTCCGCGTTAGGATGGATCTTGCGATGGCATTGCGgcgaagggagagagagggagagaaactAGGATGCGCGTGTGTGGCATGGCGCGCGTACCTCCATGGAGTGCAGGTAGGAGTAGATGTCGGATGCGTAAGGCGCGCAGAGCTGCGGGTCcccctcatcctcctccccgacaccgGCGGCAGCGGGAGGCGCCGGCTTGAGCGCGGGCGCGGTCTTGGGCTCGGCTGCGGGGAGGGGCTTCTTCTTGGGCTTGTCGTCGTCGTGGTGCGGGCTGAGGAGGGAGGCATTGGAGAGCGTGGGGAGCTCGGTGAGAGCGACGCGCTTACGCTTggtggcgacgacggcggcccGCTTGGAGGTGGCGCGGGTGAGGCGCGGTGGGGCGGCGCAGGCGGCAGCGTTCTCCTTGTCGGTCATGTGCATTTGCGGCGGCGGCTGCTCCTACTCCGACTCTCCTAGCGCGGCGGCGGGGTAGGAGTGGTAGCTAGGCGCCGGAGCGGAGGCGGATACGGAGGAGGATGTGAGGATGGATGGTGGGATGCGGTTATGTAGCGGGGCGGGATGAGAATGGGAGAGAGATGAGGCC
The nucleotide sequence above comes from Phragmites australis chromosome 4, lpPhrAust1.1, whole genome shotgun sequence. Encoded proteins:
- the LOC133914251 gene encoding cyclin-A3-1-like, producing the protein MHMTDKENAAACAAPPRLTRATSKRAAVVATKRKRVALTELPTLSNASLLSPHHDDDKPKKKPLPAAEPKTAPALKPAPPAAAGVGEEDEGDPQLCAPYASDIYSYLHSMEKQVKRRPAEDYIAAVQVDVTANMRAILVDWLVEVAEEYKLVSDTLYLTVSYIDRFLSANALNRQKLQLLGVSAMLIASKYEEISPPNVEDFCYITDNTYTKQEVVKMESDILNLLKFEMGNPTTKTFLRMFIRSAQEDNKKYPSLSLEFLGSYLAELSLLDYSLLRFLPSLVAASVVFVARLTLDPHNHPWSKKLQTVTGYKPSELKDCVTAIHELQLNRKGSSTMAIRDKYKQQRFKGVSALLPPVEIPASYLKNLKE